ctacaTATGGGCCAAGCCAAAGTGGGTATATACCAAAAGATATCGACTTTTGGTTATTTGATTAACAGGAACAGTGTTGTTTGAATAGCAGAACATACAGAGTGCGAGAGTGTGGCTGTGGTTCTGGGTGAAGGGCACAGAGGTCCAGTGTTTGAACCTCAAGTTCAATTTCAGGTTTTGGATTTAACAATCATTAATAGTTCATTGAATGCATTGTAACTGATTGACCAGTTCATCTGGACACTCCAGGGAAAGGGAAGGGGATTCATCTGTTTTGTGTTCACTAACCTGTACCAATTAAGAAAAAAGTGATATTAAAATGCTGTTTGCATGACTTATCAGCTCAGCAAAAAGTATGGCCCTGTCTACACTCCTGTTGTGGTGATTGCTGAATTTCAAGCCCTGAAGGACTCCATGATTGGCATGGGGGAAGAGTTCAGTGGCAGATTGGACTACCCCATCTTAATGAAATCCACCAAGGGATATGGTAAGTTCTATAACTAGAAGAACAATGTTCTATAGAGTCTGGTTTTATTCACAGAGGTGGGAGTCAGAATGGCTGTGTTCTGTTTTGCAGGTGTTTTGGTGAGTAATGGCAGCAGGTGGAAGCAGCTTCGCAGGTTCAGTCTGACAACCCTGAAGAACTTTGGGATGGGACGAAGGAGCATTgaggagaaggtgaaggagGAAGCTCGCTGTCTGGTGCAAACATTCAGCACATTTGGAGGTACTGGCCCCTTGCTATCTGATTATGGTTTATGTACTTTTGGAATGCAAATCTCCAGACACACTACTGTGTGAGCTATATGACCATTTAAACTTGTACTCTCTAGTAAATATCAGCACTTATATGTGCTTATATGACTTACTGTGACGGGGGTATAGAGGCGGCCATAGGCACTGGTTGCATGTCAGGAGCTTTATTATCCATGACAAATAAAACAACTTAAACGAGCACGAAGCAAAACAGAATATGCACAGATCAGAAAGAGCTAATGAATAAGAGCATAGAAGAAGGGCTCTCCTTTTAGGCATGGTGTAGTGCAGGACGTAGGAGACGCTTCAGTCCTCAaaggaatgtgcagcactggactgcacgACCTGTGGACATAAAAAGGGGTGCAAACTGATGGTGTACAGGTGTCAGTAATTAGGTGAGTTGTGGCCTGGTGCGTGTGCGTAGTGCGTGAGCGTGTGAGtgcacgcgccctctggtggcctccTGGCCGACCCACCGTGACACTGTAATTAATTTCACTATTATTTATATTAAGTACATTTGAgtcttaatattttatttttagaggTGTATGTTTAAAAGTGTATTTTAGAATCCTTATTACCCTTCAGTCGAGTTGAATGATAAACAAACTTCTAGCTCCAAAAAACCAGTTAAAAcagtaaaaacatttattttcctTACAGACTCTACTTTCAGTCCCCAAGACTCATTATCTGAAGCAGTGTGCAATGTGATTTGCTCAATTATTTTTGGAAACAGGTTTGAATCAAATGACTCACATTTCAAGATGATCATTGAAACCATTGATGCTTATTTTGGAGTCTTATCGAGTACTCTTGGGCAGGTAACGTACCTAGTCTGAATTTTAGTTAAATAATACAATGCTTTTCTTGGGCTTACCTGAAGCAAGTTGAgtagaggaaaaaaaacaaagctaATCTAAACTCACCACGGACTTCCCTCTCTGGCAGTGTAAGGTACTGCATTATGTGATGTTGTCTTTTTTAGATGCAATATCATTTTTTTATCAGATAACTTTTGTTGTTGATTAGATATAATTTGTAGCTCACAGTTCCTTACCACTCCAACAGCACTCAAGGTGCTCTGAGAAGGGCTAGAATTTCACTGAAGGATCTTTGTTGTCTTGACTGCAGGTTTTACGTATTCATGACACTGTCCTGTGTCTTTTATTCTTTGCTTTGTTTGGAAATGACTACACATTTGCTCTTCATGAATGATTGTGTCTCTGAGGTTTTTGTAACTAAACACAATGTCCCATCACAGGAGCTGCTCAGTTAAGACCAGGCAAACGATAACCACATGGTCTCTTTCATTAACAcctctgtcttttttctctTACAGGCCTACAACATTTTCCCTAGATTAGTCGGCCTCTTTCCTGGATGACACCATGATATATTTAAGATGCATGAAAGAGTCAGAGGTTTTCTAAGACATGAAGCTGAGTCAAGGATGAAAAAACTAGATATTACTTCACCACCGCAGGACTTTCTTGAAGCTTTCCTCATACAAGCTGAAGAGGTCAAATGATCTTGTTATGGGGTTTGTCCAATTAACAATATTGAATCAGTCAGCATTGATATTTGTTCATGATATTTAGGATTCGGTTTTCCGGAAAACACATAATTGTTGTATTATTGTATTAGTGTATCATTGTATTATTAATGATATACAGAGTTACAAAATATCTAGTGAAATATATGAACATAagtaatatttgtgtttttctcTTCACATATCTTAAAATGTTCCGTTTTTTTACTCAGCTGCAtagaatatttttaaattggATCTTTAAAGACTACAGAATGAAGTTGTCATGTTTTTCTGTTGCTGGGGAATGTATAATTACTCTGCAGGAGAAGCACAATACAGATTTTAATATTGAAAACTTATTGAGCACAGCCTGGAACTTGTTCAGTGCTGGTACTGAGACCACCTCCAGTACTCTCCGACAGGCCCTGCTGCTCATGATGAAGCATCCAGATGTCCAAGGTGAGCAATCAGATCACTTCAAACATTCATGTCTCACCACTCACACTGAAGCCGTGCACCTCCAAACTGTTACACATACTGTTTTTGGGCCTGTGATACAAAATGCCTGCAATGGCTTACAATGCGTAGAGAAAAGCTGATGATTTTCGGTGTAATATGCTCTACAGCCCGAGTTCAGGAGGAGATTGATGAGGTGGTGGGACCAGAGCGGTGTCCCTCCCTGGATGACAGACAGAACGTGCCATACACAGATGCAGTCATCCATGAGGTCCAGCGCAACCTGGATGTCAGTCCTATTGGTGTTCCTCACAAAATGTTCCATGACACTGAATTTAAAAAATCTCATCCCCAAGGTATTTCATTTGTGTTTTTACAGAATGTTTAGCTAGACAGCTTTTGTGCACTCTCCTTACAAATAAGAGTTAAACTCTGTCCATTCTTTGCTGAGAATATTGTGCCGTTTCTGCAGGGAACAGTTATTCTTCCATTGTTGTGTTCTGTCATCTCTGACCCTGAACTATGGAAGAACCCAGGAAATTTTGACCCAAATAACTTCCTTGATGAAAAGGGACAATTTAAGAAAAATGACAGTTTTGTTGTGTTTGGAATGGGTAAGTTTACAGCTACGAAGTGTGTCACTGACTCAACTCCTACAACTGCATTTATAAGTAATGTGTCCTCTCCTTTCTACTTCCGTTACAAGTTGTGTGTCAGGAATTTTACAGTTATGTTTTGACCTCTTAAAGGAAAAATAACTGAAGCTTGTACAAAAATGTGCCTTCCCACTTTTACAAGCTAAActcttttgtttttatattttctctGCTTTAACACACATTTGTAACACATGAAACAGTCAGCTCAATGTGTGCTAGAGTTGTTTTATTCTGTGTCAAATCTGAGCTGTGTATTCTGGGGGTTGTCCCAAGAACGGCATGAAAGCATTCCAAAATATGAGTGAGTCCTCATATTTTTGCTGACCATAAAGAACAGTTTAACTGCACCCTACTTCAAGACTAATTTGTTTACGCACATTTTCACCAGCAATAGAAATAGCAATTGTGTCCATCCCACATCCCAGCTTACTAAATAACTTGTGTAACTGAATTGTGTAAATTATTAAACATATACAATAGTCTTTAAATATACTTCATTAAATTTGAGTCACTTCTTTGACCGTAAAGCTGAAGATTATGGCTACTTCATAACCTCTGGATAATTAGGAGATAAAGTTGCACCCTGCAACTACAGTATGTTTCAAATGCCAAacaattactttttaaaatagCTGGATAAAGAATCATATTCCATAAACAAATGTATGTTAAAATCTCTGTccggtgtgtgcctgtgtgtgtgcctgtgtgcgtgcctgtgtgtgtgtgtgtgtgtgtattctcagGTAAGCGGGCCTGTTTGGGTGAAGCTCTGGCCCGGGTGGAGCTCTTCATTATCTTCACCTTCCTCCTCCAGCGCTTCACCTTCAAGGCCACCCAGCCACCGGAGGAGATCAACACCACCCCCCTCATCTGTAGCTTCAGCCGTGTCCCCCAGTCGTATGAGTGCTTCGCTGTGCGCAGGGCATAGACAGCACTCAGCAACACCAATAACCCATGGCAAATTCCACATACGTCTGTGTTGGTGATTTCTTGAGACCTTTGAATTTTTGACAATAAACCTCAAGCAATAGTTCAGCGTCCTGTAATTGTAGATCTATAgctattttctcaattttttcaGAGATAATGAAAAATGTGTAGTACAACACGTTTAGACATGAATCAATGCACCAACAACTTGGATTCATAACGAAGCTCACAAGAAACTTGTAGAATTGTTGTAATTActaattgtaattgtaattactAACTGTCTCAATGAAAAATAAAAGG
This sequence is a window from Brachyhypopomus gauderio isolate BG-103 chromosome 16, BGAUD_0.2, whole genome shotgun sequence. Protein-coding genes within it:
- the LOC143477342 gene encoding cytochrome P450 2M1-like yields the protein MTYQLSKKYGPVYTPVVVIAEFQALKDSMIGMGEEFSGRLDYPILMKSTKGYGVLVSNGSRWKQLRRFSLTTLKNFGMGRRSIEEKVKEEARCLVQTFSTFGGLQHFP